The following coding sequences are from one Pseudonocardia sp. HH130630-07 window:
- a CDS encoding transposase produces MPEVRKRYDREFRDGAVRVVEETGKPIAQVARDLGVNEGTLGNWVARAREAREDTEGLSRGGVEELKRLRAENAELRMERDVLKRSVVLWVKEATK; encoded by the coding sequence ATGCCAGAGGTACGGAAGCGCTACGACCGGGAGTTCCGTGACGGAGCGGTCCGGGTCGTGGAGGAGACGGGCAAGCCGATCGCCCAGGTCGCCCGTGACCTGGGGGTCAACGAGGGCACGCTGGGCAACTGGGTGGCCCGTGCACGAGAGGCCCGCGAGGACACCGAGGGCCTGTCTCGCGGCGGCGTCGAGGAGCTCAAGCGGCTGCGCGCGGAGAACGCCGAGCTGCGGATGGAGCGTGATGTCCTCAAGCGATCCGTGGTCCTGTGGGTCAAGGAG